A window of the Acidobacteriota bacterium genome harbors these coding sequences:
- a CDS encoding NYN domain-containing protein — MAATTRVGVFIDGANVAMNGGYGMRFDVLREHACRDGGRAVRLNAYVSFDPERAERDDVYRRGQGAFQSSLRDVGYKVVRKRVQWYTDETGHRYGKANVDLDMAVDLLLQSDRLDRVLLLTGDGDFARVVAALQNRGCRVELVAFNNVSQALRREADLFMSGFLIPNLVPVAGPRDQPPWGELGSRVRGVCYNHSGKGYGFLRFLRKVSPGLWITDTRHPESPYTSVFFHDSQLPDTVGFQQLPSRDLIFEFELREGDNGGSWQAVDLQLVSGGRTVGQLRSEPEEAVPGDQDS; from the coding sequence ATGGCCGCCACCACGCGGGTCGGAGTCTTCATCGACGGGGCCAATGTCGCCATGAACGGCGGTTACGGCATGCGGTTCGACGTGCTGCGCGAGCACGCCTGCCGGGACGGCGGACGGGCGGTGCGCTTGAATGCCTATGTCAGCTTCGATCCGGAGAGGGCCGAGCGCGACGACGTCTACCGCCGCGGCCAGGGGGCTTTCCAGTCGAGCCTGCGGGATGTCGGCTACAAAGTGGTGCGCAAGCGGGTGCAGTGGTACACCGACGAAACCGGTCACCGCTACGGCAAGGCCAACGTCGATCTCGATATGGCGGTGGATCTGCTGCTGCAGTCGGATCGCCTCGACCGGGTGCTGTTGTTGACCGGCGACGGCGATTTCGCGCGGGTGGTGGCGGCCCTCCAAAACCGCGGCTGCCGGGTGGAGCTGGTGGCCTTCAACAATGTATCCCAGGCCCTCCGCCGCGAGGCGGATCTGTTCATGTCGGGATTCCTCATTCCCAATCTGGTGCCCGTCGCCGGACCGCGCGACCAGCCGCCCTGGGGCGAACTCGGGTCACGGGTGCGCGGCGTCTGCTACAACCACAGCGGCAAGGGATACGGTTTCCTGCGCTTCCTGCGCAAGGTCTCGCCGGGCCTGTGGATCACCGACACCCGGCACCCGGAGTCGCCCTACACGAGTGTTTTTTTCCACGATTCCCAGCTACCGGACACGGTGGGCTTTCAGCAGCTTCCGAGCCGCGATTTGATCTTCGAGTTCGAGCTGCGCGAAGGGGACAACGGCGGCTCTTGGCAGGCGGTGGATCTGCAGCTGGTGAGCGGCGGGCGAACCGTCGGTCAGCTGCGGAGCGAACCGGAGGAAGCGGTACCGGGAGACCAAGACTCCTAG